TCCGATTCACCAACGTCCTCGAGGACGTCAACTGAGCCCGCGGAAGGGGTCCACCATGAGCACCACCACCTCCACCGGGCCGGTCGCGGGTCCGTCGCAGCCCGCCCCCGCGCAGGCGCCGAAGCACCGCATGCCCTTCGGGCGCTGGTTCGCCGAGATCGGCTGGCGCCACGTCGTCGGCCTGCTCGCGATCGCCTTCGCGGTCTTCCCGATCCTGTTCGTCATCTCCGCGTCGGTGAACCCCTCGGGCTCGCTGTCCGCGACGGGCCTGATCCCCACCCAGGGCGTGACCTTCGAGCACTACGCCGCGATGCTCTCCGGCGAGCGCGCGAACTTCCTGCGCTGGTATCTCAACACCATCATCGTCTGCGGCGTCGTCGCGGTTGTGCAGGTGTTCCTGTCGCTGCTGGCGGCCTACGCCTTCAGCCGCTTCCGCTTCCGCGGCCGCCGCGGAGGCATGCTCGCCGTGCTGCTGATCATGATGTTCCCCGCGATCCTGTCGATGATCGCGGTGTACACGATGATCGCGGGCCTCGGCGAGGTCGTGCCGATGCTGGGCCTGAACACCCTGGCCGGCTACATCGCCGTGCTGCTCGGCGGCGCGCTCGGCCAGGTGTGGCTGATCAAGGGCTTCTTCGACACGATCCCGAAGTCGCTGGACGAGGCGGCGCTCATCGACGGCGCCTCGCACTGGCAGACCTTCACCCGGATCCTCGTGCCGTCGATGACCCCGATCCTCGCCACCACCCTGCTGCTGGCGCTGGTCGGCGCGATGAGCGAGTTCCTCATCGGCTCGATCTTCCTCACCGACGACTCCAAGAAGACCCTCGCCGTGGGCATGTACGGCATGTTCTCCTCGGACCGCTCGAACAACCTCGGCGTCTTCGCCGCGGGCTCGGTGATGGTCATGCTGCCGGTGATCATCCTGTATCAGTTCCTGCAGCGGTACATCGTCGGCGGCTCCACCGCCGGCGCCGTCAAGGGCTGAGCCGCAGGCTCCCCGCACGCACGGCTCGGGCCCCGACCGTTCCCCACCGGGAGCGGTCGGGGCCCGACCCGTTCCCGCTGTGGCCCCGGATCGCTGTGAGATGCCCTCCCCCGGAGCGGCGCGCCGGGTCCGCGCCCGCCGCGCCATTACCATCGTGGCCATGCCCTCCGCCTCCGCGACCGATCCCGGGTTCGACGTCGTCGTCCTCGGGGCGGGTCTGAACTCCCTGAACCTCACCATCGCCTTCCACCAGCAGTACGGGATGCGCTGCACCACGGTGGTGCGCATCCCCGTGGCGATGAACGAGCGCACGGTGACCTCGGACCTCATCACCCTCGGGGCCGACGCGACCGACGAGGACATGCGCGATGCGCTCATCGACCTCGCCTCCCAGCGCCCCGCCGGCCGGCCCGCCCTGCTGCTGACCAACGCCGACTCCCTCATCGACTTCATCGACCGCTTCCGCGGCGACCTCGAGCAGCACTACACCCTCGCCCAGGTCGACGCCGCGCTGCTGTCGCGCCTGGCGGACAAGGCGGAGTTCGCCGAGATCTGCCAGGAGCTCGGCATCGACACGGTCCCCACCGTGATCGTCGACTTCTCCCGCGCGGGCGAGGCGGGCTGGAACGGCCACGAGGAGCTGCCCTGGTCCTACCCGGTGGTGGGCAAGGCCGCGAACACCGCCGAGTACCACCACGTCGACTTCCCCGGGAAGAAGAAGGTGTTCTTCCTGGAGACCCCCGCGGAGCAGCAGGACCTGGTGCGCCGCCTGCGCGAGTCCGGCTTCACCGGCCGATTCCTGTTCCAGGAGCTCATCGAGGGCGACGACACCGCCCAGCGCTCCATCACCGCCTACCGCTCCAGCCGCGGGAAGGTGACGCTGCTGTGCGCGGCGCAGGTGCTGCTCGGCGAGCACACGCCCGAGGCGCTGGGCCGCCCGGCCGCGATGGTCACCGGCGACTTCCCCACCCTCACCGCCGCCGCGGAGAAGTTCCTGGACGCGGTGGACTACGTGGGCTTCGCGAACTTCGACGTGAAGGTCGACCCCCGCACCGGCCGGGAGTGCTTCTTCGAGATCAACCCCCGCATCGGCCGCAACAACTACTACGTGACCGCCGCCGGGGAGCCGGTGGCCCGCCACGTCGTCGAGGACCGCCTGCACGACCGCGACATCGACCAGGTCGTCGTGACCGCCCCGATCCTCTACACGATCCTGCCGCTGCGCCTGGTGCTCTCGTACGTGCGTGACCCCGCGCTGCGCGCGCACGTGAAGCAGGTCGCCCGCCGCGGCCTGCGCAACCCCTTCCGGTACCGTCCCGAGGGCCTGTGGCTGCGGGCCTACTCGGTGATCTCCGGAGCGAACTTCGTGCGCAAGTACCGGGCCGTGTACCCGCGCCCCACCGACACCGGGTTCTGAGCCCGGATCCCGAAAGGACCCCTGATGCCCGACACCCCTGCCCACCCCTACGTCGCCGCGTCGACGCCCGAGGTCGACCTGGTGCTCCTGGGCGGCGACATCGGCATCTACGCTCTGGCCCGCGCCTTCCACGAGCGCTACGGGGTGGTCTCCACCGTCGTCACCCGCAAGGTCGCCGGTCCCGTCGCCGACAGCACCATCCTGAAGACCGTCGAGCTCGGGATGAGCGCCACCGAGGACGAGATGATCGCCGCGCTGCTGCAGGTGGGCCGCGACAAGGCCGCCCGCCCCGGCGGCACCCGCCCGGTGCTGCTGGCGAACGCCGACTTCCTGGTCGCGCTGCTGGCCGCCCACCGCGAGGAGCTCGGCGAGTTCTACCACCTGCCGCTGCTGGACGACGACGTGCTCGCCGCGGTCGCGGACAAGGCCACGTTCTCCCAGATGTGCGCCGAGATCGACGTGCCCACCCCGCGCACCGTGGTGCTGGACTTCGAGGGCGGCACCGCCCCCGAGGTGCCCGAGCTGCACCTGGGCTGGCCCGTGGTCGCCAAGGCCTCCCGCTCCTCCGCGTACAGCGCCGTCTCCTTCCCCGGCAAGCGCAAGGTCTTCGAGATCGCCGATCGCGCCCAGCTCGTGGACCTCGTGGGCCGACTGACCGCGGCCGGCTACCAGGACCGCTTCGTGGTCCAGGAGATGATCCCCGGCGACGACACGGCGATGCTGTCGGTGACCGCCTACGTCGACACCCGCGGCGAGGTGACCCTGCTGGGCGGCGCGCAGGTGCTGCTCGAGGAGCACACCCCCGGCGCGCTCGGGAACCCGGCGGCGATGTTCACCACCGACCTGCCCGAGGTGTTCGAGCAGTCGGTGCGCTTCCTGCAGCACTCCGGCTACCGCGGCTACGCGAACTTCGACGTGAAGATCGACCCGCGCGACGGGGTCGCCAAGTTCTTCGAGGTCAACCCCCGCATCGGCCGCAACAACTACTACATGACCGCCGCCGGCGCGAACGTCGCCGAGCCCGTGGTCGCCGACCTCGTCGAGCAGCGCGAGATGACGCGCCTCGTGCCGCGCGAGGAGATCCTCTACTCGATCGTGCCGTGGCAGCTGCTGCGCCGCTACATCATCGACCCGGATCTGCGTGCGCGGGTGCAGGCCATCGGCCGGCGTCGCACCGTGCACCCGCTGGCTTACGAGGTCGAGGGCCC
This genomic interval from Brachybacterium aquaticum contains the following:
- a CDS encoding sugar ABC transporter permease, with the protein product MPFGRWFAEIGWRHVVGLLAIAFAVFPILFVISASVNPSGSLSATGLIPTQGVTFEHYAAMLSGERANFLRWYLNTIIVCGVVAVVQVFLSLLAAYAFSRFRFRGRRGGMLAVLLIMMFPAILSMIAVYTMIAGLGEVVPMLGLNTLAGYIAVLLGGALGQVWLIKGFFDTIPKSLDEAALIDGASHWQTFTRILVPSMTPILATTLLLALVGAMSEFLIGSIFLTDDSKKTLAVGMYGMFSSDRSNNLGVFAAGSVMVMLPVIILYQFLQRYIVGGSTAGAVKG
- a CDS encoding carboxylate--amine ligase, with the translated sequence MPSASATDPGFDVVVLGAGLNSLNLTIAFHQQYGMRCTTVVRIPVAMNERTVTSDLITLGADATDEDMRDALIDLASQRPAGRPALLLTNADSLIDFIDRFRGDLEQHYTLAQVDAALLSRLADKAEFAEICQELGIDTVPTVIVDFSRAGEAGWNGHEELPWSYPVVGKAANTAEYHHVDFPGKKKVFFLETPAEQQDLVRRLRESGFTGRFLFQELIEGDDTAQRSITAYRSSRGKVTLLCAAQVLLGEHTPEALGRPAAMVTGDFPTLTAAAEKFLDAVDYVGFANFDVKVDPRTGRECFFEINPRIGRNNYYVTAAGEPVARHVVEDRLHDRDIDQVVVTAPILYTILPLRLVLSYVRDPALRAHVKQVARRGLRNPFRYRPEGLWLRAYSVISGANFVRKYRAVYPRPTDTGF
- a CDS encoding carboxylate--amine ligase, whose product is MPDTPAHPYVAASTPEVDLVLLGGDIGIYALARAFHERYGVVSTVVTRKVAGPVADSTILKTVELGMSATEDEMIAALLQVGRDKAARPGGTRPVLLANADFLVALLAAHREELGEFYHLPLLDDDVLAAVADKATFSQMCAEIDVPTPRTVVLDFEGGTAPEVPELHLGWPVVAKASRSSAYSAVSFPGKRKVFEIADRAQLVDLVGRLTAAGYQDRFVVQEMIPGDDTAMLSVTAYVDTRGEVTLLGGAQVLLEEHTPGALGNPAAMFTTDLPEVFEQSVRFLQHSGYRGYANFDVKIDPRDGVAKFFEVNPRIGRNNYYMTAAGANVAEPVVADLVEQREMTRLVPREEILYSIVPWQLLRRYIIDPDLRARVQAIGRRRTVHPLAYEVEGPKRRFYVQAAKLNQVKKFLQHYPRPSADGF